TGCTGCCCAAAGTAATTACACAACCACAGAGAAAGAATTATTAGCTGTTGTGTTTGCTTTAGATAAATTTAGATCTTACCTATTGGGAACTAAAGTAATTATCTTTTCTGATCATGCAGCTTTGAAATATCTGATAGGGAAGAAGGAGGCAAAACCTCGACTGATCAGGTGGATTCTACTTCTGTAAGAGTTCGATTTTGAAATTCGAGATAAAAAGGGATGCAAAAATTTAGTAGCTGACCATCTGAGTCGATTACCGATTCCAGTAGACGACACACCATTGAAAGACAACTTCCCAGATGAAAACCTATTTTCAGCAAATGTGGTTCATCCTTGGCATGCAGACATAGTAAATTATCTCGTTACAAGTATTGTTCCTTCGGAATTACCAAGGTCTAAAAAAGATAAGATCAAAAAGGATGCACGATACTTCATTTGGGACGACCCTTACCTTTGGAAGCATTGCTCCGACCAGGTAATTCGACGGTGTGTAGCAGAAACAGAGGTACAGCCTATCTTAACTTTTTGTCATTCTTAGGCatgtgggggacactttggacCTAAATGCACCGCACATAAAATTCTTGAGTGTGGACTATTTTGGCCAAGTATATTTCGTGACGTATTCTTATTCTGTAAAACCTGTGAAAGATGCCAAAAAGTCGGTAATCTTAGCCTTCGAAATGAGATACCCCTTACTCCCATCCATATTTGCGAAATTTTTGATGTGTGGGGCATCGATTTTATGGgtccttttatttcttctttcggTAATTTCTATATACTCTTAGCTGTTGATTACGTTTCTAAGTGGATAGAAGCAAAGGCTACTCACAATGATAATGCTAAGACTGTGGTTGACTTTCTTAAAAGTTCTATCTTTTCCAGGTATGGCACCCCACGAGCATTAATCAGCGACAGAGGAACTTATTTCTGCAATAAACTCGTAAGTGCACTTATGGAAAAATATGGAGTGACTCAACAAATTGCCACTGCTTACCATCCACAAACAAACGGACAAGCTGAAGTGTCAAATCGAGAAATTAAGTCCATATTGGAAAAGACTGTTAAACCTAACATAAAGGATTGGAGCTTGAGACTAAATGACGCACTTTGGGCTTATAGGACCAATAGGCATGTCACCTTATCGACTTATTTTTGGTAAACCGTGCCATCTCCCGGTCGAATTATAGCACAAAGCATTTTGAGCAGTTAAGCAGTGTAATATGAAGGTGGAGACCGTAGGAAGAGCTCGAAAGTTGGACATTCAGGAACTCGAGGAAATTAGAAACGATGCATATGAAAGTGCTCGagtttataaagaaaagacGAAGGCATTCCACAATAAGATGATCACTAGGAAGCAGTTTTCAATAGGACAAAAAGTTCTCCTATACGACTCTACCTTAAAAATTTTTGCTGGTAAGCTTCGATCCAAATGGATAGGTCCATTTACTATCACTAATTTATTCTCAAATGGTGCAGTGGAAATTCAAAGCGAAGAAACCCGGAAGTGCTTTAAGGTGAATGGTCAACGATTAAAACCCTTCTACGAGAATTTTCAAATGCACACGATTGAGGAGATTGTTCTTGAGGAGCccaaaatttgaataacaggtcgtcgagctaaacgacgttaaacaaagcgctgttgggaggcaacccaaattttcttttcctttatgcaaataaaatttttggtaaaatggaaaatgtaaATGCATGTCAAGGATTAGTTCTGtctaaggaaagacttggtacttaagtatgtccattgtgactcacctctctttcctgggaacttACTTGGCACATTTATCACGACTATTTTACCAAATCTCGTAATcttagattttaataatttatttcttgagTTTATAGCTTAGcttataaatttgaaaagaaattttttttcctattattattattatttatttttactattttattttgtttttgtaggAAAACAttccaagacaaaattaaattctacATGTCAACCcacaaaattcttttatttcagcTAAGGCCCACTCTACCTACGAGACCAACCTCCACGACATTGAAATGCAttgtgagtttttttttctctctctttctcctacttatctttacttttattctttgaattacattgggacaatgtaaaataagtaaGGGGGAGGGAAACATAAATTGGTTCTAATTTGCTTATCTGTCATCgctatttttgcatgttttttggtaaaaggtaaaattattcttttaaattggGATTGTACACTTATGGTTTGACttatttagctatttaattcttttacacATGAAACTTTTCAATAACCTAGACTTAGTGGGTAAGAAATTTTTGGGAATTATAAGTTTGCTTGACTGTCTACTTTTTATCATATGTCAAATTtttgaatgcaaaaaaaaaagaaaaaaaaactcctcTAATACGAATGTTAAGAGTGAAAAATTGGGGCTGTACATCGAGCTGAGTAACCGGAAcgtggtgcttgggttgtcattacATCCCGCGTAAAAAGGTTAGTGTGGCTGCTCAATTTCTTTGCACTCACTCCGCTAACAAGTTATCATGAGTAGGGCGAAATAACCCGCTTAGAGACGTCCGAATTGAGTAACCGGAacatggtgcttgggttgtcatcatgtctcgcgtcaaaaaattcaaaaaatgtcctaagtacaaaaataaataaataaaataataaaatgaaggTAAGTCTATCAAACTCTAGTAATtctgaaatatatttacttacttcttaggctaggttatttgagatgttaaagtgctaggattaaattgttgaattgtgcaAATCATGGGGGTCAAGtcctattttggagaaaatttttccttttgcagatacatacaaaatgctcgaggactagcataagctaagtagggggatttgattaaatgctaaagttacatattttatgtaattaatttggttagtttatgagaatgcaccactaattttgccatatttattgaattttgtgcaggaatacaatttggggctaaatagaaaaaaaaggaaacaattgggccaaattgaagaaagaagcaaagaaggagggccaaagtagaatttttccaatattaattagctgaaaattttgttgacttagagggggagattattttgggatttattttattatgggatatttttccttaatttcctatgactagttggctcctaatttagtaaactccctagtataaatagagcttGTATTGTTCAttaattcatcaatcaaaaaaCATTTAGCTTTTGTCTTTCAAtacattctttcttttctcacgtagcattgttgtttctttagtttccttgccttcaatttttaatttccagTTGCTAATCACCaaatcaagccatttgcaattcctttttcaatttttttccaaatagtcaaccaccccactttaatatattccaacccccatactcaatcacatcacccatcttttcaccatttctaccttatttaatttatcaaacaccaacatgccccaaaccttagccaactaaacccattttcagctttaggccgaaattagccttgtcaaaacccgtgagttacgaacccgagccatttaactcctaaaattccagtacttattacttctccggattaagagtatgattttgtcaactcataAAGTCAGAtaaacactaagtcaaaaaagacgtcgtttgatttagtgtggttagacgtacagttggaattccgaaaggaatgtttctaatcggttttctgtgaacacattggcgtgccaagtggagattgttgtttggttccgtcaagggaagtagtaaccggatttaaatgtcccacgcggttgagggcattggttcgagctaggctcttctagaatgCAAAGCTGCcagagttctaaatcacgaacgtttcgtggttgttcgatcaATAAGaattagttattggacgttccataactaatttacacaaggaagagttggtgtccgaggcgtccttggtagctataactagcttattggaaaagaggagttcatccaatttcgaggatcggttgaAAGAGGAGGAAAATTTGTGTCTAAAGCTGAgctcattctaattaatttttcttaatatttatttcacggtttttatttttttttcaacttttacttttgacgttatttttctgtttatttcaggttttcaaatttttatcccCCCGAACGTCTTGGGCACGACagctgccccgacataaatctggtcaagtgAGCAACAGTTCTAAAGAAACCGGTCTCgaggatcgaccctactccctatactgcataatttgcaaactaaggcgtaggtttatattggtggattcgacacccatcaatCACCAACATTTTCTTACCAAATTTCATCTTAACAATGGCACAATATCTACTTAACCAATTCAACCTTATTTTAAGACTCAAAACCAACCATTTCTCTAATAATCATTATTCAAAATGACACATTTACTACTAACATGCATTGTACCTATTTCATCTTTTAACATATTCCACACCATTAAAATCACATAATTCATACCACCAATGGTCAGCCTTGACCCATGCACCAATCTGGCCAAAATAACATCATTCATCCAACTAGCCTTAActcatatatataccaaaaccATTCAACATAGGATCATAAGCCAAGATCATtgcaaatttatatatatacattaaactGCCAAATACTTCAAACACATCCAAATATGACATTGACACCAAATAATTCATTAGATACATGCCATTAACTAAAAAAAGACATCACTGGCATGTTGAGTCTGGGATCGTAACTGGATGCTAATTTCGACAAGCGCATAGGATCAAAACCTAACTTGATCATGGAAACAAAATCGCACGTTGAGTATGAACTCATTGGTATTTCcataatccaaaaaaaaatcataatataaattataatagaaCATAGATTAAGATCATAATATgcatatgtgaattaatattaaCCTAcactatcaaataaaattttcacatttgatACATTCATCTTGTAGATGCTACTTAAACGATTTACTGTCACattcttattttattctaaacttTTTATATCAGTCAACACAACCAATTCTCATACTGAatcttttcacaatttcatttattccacttcaatatttttaattccctattaacttgactccaACTCAGACGGATGCGCAAATCTAACCATCACACcaaattggcacctagtgcctatcggataaatctaaaaataataagttgtgCCCAGCGCTGGTCGGTATAACTGACAAATAGATGTGCCCTTATAACCGAAAAATAGGGTGCCAAGCACTCCCCGATATGTTGTCATATAACCCTGAACTCTTCATATCCTATGGGATGCTAATTATACTCGACCCAGcccgaacagttaatagggtaaccatTTTTGCATTacatttataattcaatatcaaaacattaattcaTACATATAAAACACCATTCATCACCATACAGgtccaatttcacatttatatcaaaatacGATATTTCTACATAATTGAATTTAGTCATTATCGATATTAATCAACTCAaaccaaatcaataaaaatcattattttgcCAATACCAACTCACCTTATGATCTtaccatgcaaacaattcaTAATGCAGCAAAATCAAACTAGTTCAGAATATAGATTCACAAACTGTAAACTTCGAGCTATTCGTCGACGACTTTAtctattcctttttttttcgaGGAATCTAGGTCAATTTTAGCTATGGATTAacacaaacataccaattcatcaatacacaagCAATTTCACGTTCAATAGCAAATTTAtacaacttttacattttattaaatttagtccctaaaaccgagACTAATATAACTTTcaatctaaaactcatattttcaACTCGCTTTCACTATATTCCTTCTAGGACTTCCTGTTTCTCATTtctaacataaatttttaaatttatgcattttagtccctatgtatcaagttacaaattaatttcataatttagtcctttttcacttctaagcttaaaatctatcaatttagtacctaaagATCCAAATATTCATTAATGGAATTGttctaaaactttaatagtttcaaaaattaACACAAAGTTCAGCTACATTAAACTCCcaagattccaaaaacataaaaatcacatgaaaaggactaaatcgtactAACCAAATTGAAGCTCCAAGTTTGAAGACCTAAGGCCGAACTTCTTCTCCCAAAAAATAGAGATTTCGAGTgtgaagatgaagaagagaaagtagtttctctttctttccactaaaactaacatatatattaagttttacatattaaagttttaattaatagaattttataatttaaagcaTCATCCACTAGCCATCACCATCCAATTCCATTAGTACAGTGGTATAATTTCTCTTTAGTCCTTATCCtaatattaaatcataaatcCTATAGTAAGTgaacttttaacaattttataatttagtccctaaacttaaattaatcgttaatttgataaaattgtttATCCAAATTGCAATTCACCTATAATATAACCctcattaatatttaatataaaatattaacgaatctattttacaaaaatgaggTCCCCAAAACTACGTTTTTCGACACCACTGGCTTTCAGGCCAAGGAGTTGAGCTACAGATCGATCAGTGGAAAGGCAAAGAAGACTTTGAGGTAATTCACTTGGATAACTATGAATATTTTCTTGGCTTAAATTTTCTTGGCAAGATTAATGCTTTGTTGGTTACTTTTGATGATTGTTTATGCATTTTGGATACTCGACAACAACAATATGTTGTGCTAGTGAGTCGAGACATAAATATGGAACCAAGGTATTGTCAATAATCTAGTTAGACAAGGATGTTCATGGTGGAAAGAACATAGACTCGATAGGTTGGAAGAGTGTTACAAAAAACCTCCTTGAAAATGCTAGAAGGGCAGTTAACTGATATGAAGCCTTTTGAGTCATCAGTGGGGCTACCACCTACGAGAGAGGTGGACGGTGCATCAAACTTTGAGAAAAAAACTAGTTATGCTAACTAGGCAGTTGGACAGAGTAAATGCTACAAGTGAGGTATATCTCAAACACTTATCTAGTGTTTTACATTATGACTTATCATTGGCTTCGCAAAGATATAGGGGTCATTTTAGAGTTCTAAAGTGGATAAGCCAATGGGCTTACAAGCCAGAGTTAGTGACAAGACTCAAGGTTAACATAGTGTTCAATGTGGGTATTTCGAAGCCTATTCACGAGGATCAAGAGGATCCCGGTAAAGGTAAGTCATAATGGGGCATCTTACGATTAAGATGTACAATAGAGAAATACAGTCTAAGTTAGGCAACAATGAAGACATAAGCCAAGGCAAATGTTTCAAGGAGTGGAACTACCCGACAAAGAGACTAGTTGGGAATCAACCGAGGCATCGagactgtaacaccccatacccgaccCACTCGTCGGGTTCGGGCACTGGAATGTTACATTTGATGCCGAAGCAACTTCaaagaaattcaattcaaatacccttcctaaaataatttatagctaatataaaatttttgttttcattccAAGTTTTTAATAGAGTTTTCATTAGCTCTTTCAAACAATTTATAGGTCATTTAGGAcctatttgtaatttaattactatgtcATATTACTCACTATTATTTGTATGTATCTATTTCCACTTTTGACATCATATGATTTCTCAAATAAAATCACACAAATATTAAAGTATTACAAATAAGTCCATTAATACACCACATaacaattattcatttaatgTTTCAACAAATCATTTATACCACTCTTATGTATTAGCAAATCTATCACTTATAACAATTTATTAGCATCACACTCGTCTACTATTTTTCCTCTTCCTCCTCTTCTCCATTCCTCATCCTTTATGTACATGTAATTTTATGAGAATTTATGGCTTTTAGTATTGTATGCCTACATGcaacattaatttaaattttactatttacataattttagcAAAAGCTGCCCACTTGAGTAgcaatcactaaattatttatatattggtCTAAAGTGTTCCAAATTAATATTCACTTGTTGTTTTTGAATCTAGACTCAATGACctttttactataaaaattttagaatttcctCTTATGCCAATTAATAGAGTAAATTGTTTTAGTTTTCCATTGTTTTACTACTAGGCAACTTTTGACCcttctttactaaaattaattatctttcaAGACAAGACTTGtgtaatgttttttttgtttccttaAAATTAGACTCCTCAACACTTAAGCATATAAATTTCATCTCCTAAACACTTTAAGcatataatttttcaaagtcaaaacaggagaactcaaaatcattctgacattgtctcacaaaaatgCATATATCTCATAATCTATTATTCctttacttacaccatttcttttatgCTAAACTAtacttaataagctttaattgcatgtttaattcAACCTCTAAATCAATCTCtataattttggtgaattttaaAGTTGAACTACAGATTGCTGCCTAaaactgttttgatgaatatattttctcaaGTATCAATACCTTAATTAAAGTATCTGTACTTGGCTTAAAGTATTTGTACctttatcaaaatatcaataccttTATCTTGGTATTGATTCCATTTTCTGATTCGatgtttagaaaataaaagaaaaattcaatttgGGTTATTTCATCGTAAACCCAtttcattttagtaaattttataggattaacaaaattattgatTCTACAATTAAGTCCACTTATGTTCACAATTAAACTTTTGTACTTACTtctatttagtccctaatgttataaaatttatttttcaatacataagcactttaatcaaataatcCATTATGATATCTTGTTTCATAACAAATTCTCATGCACTTCACTTTTCttgattcaattataaatttcacaagtttacagtttagtccttaacatcatgaaaatttattatttactataaatTCACTTTTAACATCACTTTGAAATCAACTCACtaacacttaacactttatttaaactctttatcataacactttatttaattaaaatactttgtacactttataatttaaaccttattaTCATAAATTCCATGTAGTTTGGAAATTTTACCACACTTTCACTTTTTATATCATCACTATTTAATCTCACTTTATTTATATTCTCTTTTCAACATTCAATTCCACATAacttattttgtttactttacaatttagtccttttctacTACTCCAATGTACTAATATGATCTCATACATAATATTTGCACttctataattaattcaacTATTTAGCATGCTCTATACTTAGATTAAAATTAGATAAAGTAAAGTTCTTGAATTATTTACCTTGTCTCTCAAATCTCTTCACTTTTTCCATAACTTTCTCCACTTCCACTTCCAATTTCTTTCTTCCAAGATGATATTCTAACTCTTTAGTATCTATACTTCATTTCTCCTTTTGAGTGGCTATGAAAATTATCAAAGAATTCAGGAGAAGTGAAGtatcaaattgtaaagaaatgaaaattccCTTTGCATGTATATATAGCCAACGTGAGAAGCATggagaaaatggaagaaatttctacatatttcttcaaaaatatctcattatttttaattaattaaaatattaattaaataatcaaccAATTATTTTCCAACATTTTTCATCCATCATCATTATACcaaacaattttctattttggaaaATGACAATTTCCTCACTTTTTAGAAgaattgtaatttagtccctcatatatctttacttattcaatttgatctCTGCACACCAATTTCATGTCATAAGAAATTAGTCGGCAACTAAAAATTTGCGTGAAAAAAATTGGAATCACTTTAACACGAGGAATCATAGGAAGATCAtaccaagaaaaaaattgacatgaaCGATGAATAGCATTCCCATAAGATTGGCAGCTAAAAAATCTCCTATCTGAATTTTTGTTTGAccaaaatgttttcaaattagCCAGCAATCCACAATGACAAACTGGAATCACGCTAGGAACCTCTCTTTTTTCCTCCTCTTTCGTTCCCTTGCATGAAgattccaaaagaaaaagacaaaccTTATTTTCAAATGCTTTTAGGGCTCACGGGAGATTTTATGGGATTTATAAATAATtgggtttatgatttttttataaaattaaattatgtggCTATGTGGAAATTAGGTGGCAAATTAAAATGGCAATTTAGGATCAACGGTCAgtgaccaaaaaaataaatttgaaaaattgagtgactatttcataacatttcatAGTTGAGTTATCAAAAAAGAAAACGTAGTTGAGTGACTTATATTGTATTTtactctttaataaaaatatcatttttactCGAAAAGGCtatcaaaattttaagcatTTCAATTTAACTATAACACTTAAATCTAGATCAGTTTTTTTATACATCGTTTATCAACTCTTTAAATAAGAGGGTAAACGTGCTTTAGtacatttgaatttaatattcttttacattgacaacaatactaaTCAAACTAAAATTCAGTAATCACCAAcgacaaaaatatataaaaaaaacattgaatatctgaatctaaatcaaatctaaattatttgattctttaaagaaaaaaaaaaccgaaTGGAATTATGTTAAAGGAAGGTGTCCACAATGATGGTATATATGAAAGGGTGGTGGTAAAGGAAGTCTTCCACCATGATTTCACTGACTTCAATTGTATATAACATAATCATGACTATGGAACACAACACTGCACAACACAGATTACCTTCAGCTACAAGTTTTTAAATGttccaaacatttcaaaatatattacttgattgaatattttcaatttttttcaaggtttttcatattttatgagTTACAAAATTGTCATTACAGGGCTCAGCCCTCCAACTTTACAATAGATACATTAAtctaaaaacatataataatttatttactcttctaattttataaaaatatcacttcggcttcatatttaatttttattttttatttttaatttgtatttttatcaaatagatgaaaattttaatatcttttaacttcatttttaaTTCATGTGTATCTCACAtctaataaaagttaaattttcttatctattttgaggttatttaataaaataaataaatttaaaagttaaaaatatgaaaagttaaatggatgctaaaaaaattaacaactacaataaattggttttaaaaGTTGGAGGCGAAAAACCATGTAAAAAAAGCTTGTTTAAATTTTGACCATCTCTAATCATACCCATCAAGATCAAAAGTAAAGTGCACACCGATGCTTCCCAtgcaatgaaaatgatgatttataACCATCTCTAATCATGCCAGAGCCCAAAAACTTGATCTTCAGAAAGACCTCACTTCACTCTTcaaacttatatatatcattattgtAGGCAATGAAAGAAATTATCTTAAAACTCTTGAAAGGGCCTTTAGCTTCTAGCCAAGGTAGATGATGGGGTTCTCCTGGAAACTGTTTTATGTATTTGGGATCTTGTTGTGGGGATTTTCACAACGATGGAGAACTGTGGAAAGCAATGGTGGTTCATTTTCATGTGGGTTTCCAGCAATATACAACTTTGGGGACTCAAATTCCGACACTGGTGGAATATCTGCAGCAATGTCGGAGATCCTATCACCAAATGGAGAAACCTTTTTTGGACATCCTGCTGGTAGGGCCTGTGATGGTCGCCTCATCATAGACTTCATAGGCAAGTTCACTTCATGTCCTCTTCGCCTATTACTCTTCTTATTTGTTTATATGAACTCGGCTGTGAGTGTCTAGTGATTATTTATGTTTCCATTTcccattttttgtttgtttgttttttacaGCTGAGAATCTGAAGTTACCATATCTTAGTGCATACTTGGACTCAGTTGGAACAAATTTCAGGCATGGTGCTAATTTTGCAACAGGTGGTTCATCTATCAGACCACCTGGTTATAGTCCATTCAATCTTTGGGTTCAGATTTCACAGTTCATTCAATTTAAAGCTCGCACCACTTCTCTCTACAATCAACTTACCCTCAATAGTAAGTCATTTCATGTTATGTTACTCGAATCGGAATTCGAATGTGAGTAGTCCGAACAATATAGATTTCCTGTAATTTCTTGGGTCATATTTTCTGATTCTATCAACAATTATACTTTGTTTTTCTTAGGAAGAAATCCTTTAACCATTAGCAATCTACCAAGGCCTGCAGAGTTCTCACAGGCTTTATACACAATTGATATTGGACAAAATGATCTTGCTCATGGTTTCCAATACACGACAGTAAAACAGGTTCTAGCATCAATCCCCGACATCATAGGCCAATTGCCCCAAGCTATTCATGTAAGAAACACTAATTCTTGAACACAAAGTGTGTGTAAAATAGTAGTTGAACTAATAAAATACTGTCATTATTTTCCCTGGTTTTCAGACACTGTACAATGAAGGGGCAAGGTTCTTTTGGGTTCATAATACAGGTCCCATTGGTTGCTTGCCGGTCTcggttttatatgaaatatcaAAGCCTTGGaatttagataagaatggatgTGTGAGGCTTCAAAATGAAGTGGCTGTGGAGTTTAACAGGCAGCTTAAGGACATGATTTCCCAGTTAAGGGCTCAACTCCCTTTTGCTAGATTCACATATGTTGATGTCTATTCAGCCAAATACACTCTCGTTAGCGACGCGAAGAATCTAGGTAAACATGTTTGATAAAAATGTTGGATTGCAGGCATGACATGGCCAATGGAGATTTTTAACACAGCAGATATTTGGTGTTATGGAGCAGGTTTTGTTGAAGCAGTGAACTTTTGTTGTGGGAATTGTATGAAAAAGGGGATGGCTAATGGAACAGTTTATGGGAATCCATGCAATCATCCATCAAAGCACATTAGCTGGGATGGCATACATTACAGTCAGGCAGCCAATACGTGGGTTGCAGAGCGAATCCTCAATGGCTCCTTCTCTGATCCACCTCTTTCTATTCAAAGTGCTTGCCATCATCAAACAACCATTTTATGATGAAACAGTAGCAATCATGGCATGTTCTTTATTGTCCTAGACGCAACATATATTGAATAATGTTGTTTAACGCTTAAGCATTAGTAGAGTTAAGTAATTATGGtactttatgttatttaaaactTGCTTAAGCCTTGATGCTGATAAATAATACTAGTTGAAGTTTTTCATTCAACTCTGGCCTTTTCTGGACCACTTCAATTCAACCCTTTTGAGCCTTTTTCTGTCAACTCAGGGTTACCCTT
The sequence above is a segment of the Gossypium raimondii isolate GPD5lz chromosome 4, ASM2569854v1, whole genome shotgun sequence genome. Coding sequences within it:
- the LOC105780646 gene encoding GDSL esterase/lipase At3g27950, giving the protein MMGFSWKLFYVFGILLWGFSQRWRTVESNGGSFSCGFPAIYNFGDSNSDTGGISAAMSEILSPNGETFFGHPAGRACDGRLIIDFIAENLKLPYLSAYLDSVGTNFRHGANFATGGSSIRPPGYSPFNLWVQISQFIQFKARTTSLYNQLTLNRRNPLTISNLPRPAEFSQALYTIDIGQNDLAHGFQYTTVKQVLASIPDIIGQLPQAIHTLYNEGARFFWVHNTGPIGCLPVSVLYEISKPWNLDKNGCVRLQNEVAVEFNRQLKDMISQLRAQLPFARFTYVDVYSAKYTLVSDAKNLGFVEAVNFCCGNCMKKGMANGTVYGNPCNHPSKHISWDGIHYSQAANTWVAERILNGSFSDPPLSIQSACHHQTTIL